A window of Lepidochelys kempii isolate rLepKem1 chromosome 1, rLepKem1.hap2, whole genome shotgun sequence contains these coding sequences:
- the LOC140895114 gene encoding uncharacterized protein: protein MRDFPSAAGGTHSENAGAAGGKGPVQRQRETKRKKTSRRTAVREACGRKCFKAASSSRPPRGT from the coding sequence ATGCGAGACTTCCCCTCAGCAGCAGGAGGCACACATTCAGAGAatgctggagctgcaggagggaagggccCAGTGCAAcgacagagagagacaaagaggaaAAAGACAAGCAGACGGACAGCGGTGAGAGAAGCGTGCGGCAGAAAGTGCTTCaaagctgccagcagcagcaggccccCTAGAGGAACTTGA